The Musa acuminata AAA Group cultivar baxijiao chromosome BXJ2-2, Cavendish_Baxijiao_AAA, whole genome shotgun sequence genome has a segment encoding these proteins:
- the LOC135582080 gene encoding mitochondrial adenine nucleotide transporter ADNT1-like isoform X2, whose translation MASENVVGKNTGESAVTTIVNLAAEEAKLAREGVKAPGHAILSICKSLVAGGVAGGVSRTAVAPLERLKILLQVQNPHSIQYNGTIQGLKYIWKSEGFRGLFKGNGTNCARIIPNSAVKFFSYEQASSGILWLYRRHSGKDAQLTPVLRLGAGACAGIIAMSATYPMDMVRGRITVQTEKSPYQYRGMFHALRTVYCEEGFRALYKGWLPSVIGVIPYVGLNFAVYESLKDWLIKTNPYGLVEDSELSIVTRLGCGAVAGTVGQTVAYPLDVIRRRMQMVGWKDAASIVTGHGRSKAPLEYNGMVDAFRKTVRNEGFGALYKGLVPNSVKVVPSIAIAFVTYEVVKDVLGVEMRISD comes from the exons ATGGCGTCGGAGAATGTGGTGGGGAAGAACACGGGGGAGTCGGCGGTCACGACGATCGTCAACCTCGCGGCGGAGGAGGCCAAGCTCGCGAGGGAGGGCGTCAAGGCCCCCGGCCACGCGATCCTCAGCATCTGCAAGTCTCTCGTCGCCGGTGGTGTCGCCGGAGGAGT ATCAAGAACTGCTGTTGCTCCGCTTGAGCGGTTGAAAATTCTACTTCAG GTTCAAAATCCTCACAGTATTCAGTATAATGGAACCATACAAGGCCTCAAGTACATATGGAAATCTGAGGGTTTTCGAGGACTATTCAAAGGCAACGGAACTAACTGCGCACGCATCATTCCAAATTCTGCAGTCAAATTTTTTAGCTACGAACAAGCATCAAG TGGAATTTTGTGGCTTTACCGACGACACTCTGGCAAAG ATGCTCAGCTTACTCCTGTTTTGCGTCTTGGAGCGGGAGCATGTGCTGGAATAATTGCAATGTCTGCGACTTATCCCATGGACATGGTTCGTGGCAGGATCACTGTGCAG ACTGAAAAGTCTCCGTACCAGTACAGAGGAATGTTTCATGCATTGCGCACAGTCTATTGTGAGGAAGGTTTTCGTGCTCTGTACAAGGGCTGGCTTCCATCAGTTATAGGAGTA ATTCCATACGTGGGCCTCAACTTTGCTGTCTATGAATCTCTAAAGGACTGGTTGATCAAAACCAACCCATACGGGCTGGTTGAAGACTCGGAATTGAGCATCGTCACAAGGCTCGGCTGCGGAGCGGTTGCTGGAACGGTTGGTCAGACTGTTGCCTACCCTCTCGATGTAATCCGGAGAAGAATGCAAATGGTGGGTTGGAAGGATGCTGCTTCTATTGTGACCGGACATGGAAGGAGCAAAGCACCTTTAGAATACAATGGCATGGTAGATGCCTTCAGGAAAACTGTCCGTAACGAAGGCTTCGGTGCATTATACAAAGGTCTTGTCCCCAATTCAGTAAAG gtGGTGCCATCAATTGCAATTGCTTTTGTGACGTACGAGGTGGTAAAGGATGTTCTTGGTGTAGAAATGAGGATATCGGATTGA
- the LOC135582080 gene encoding mitochondrial adenine nucleotide transporter ADNT1-like isoform X1 — MASENVVGKNTGESAVTTIVNLAAEEAKLAREGVKAPGHAILSICKSLVAGGVAGGVSRTAVAPLERLKILLQVQNPHSIQYNGTIQGLKYIWKSEGFRGLFKGNGTNCARIIPNSAVKFFSYEQASSGILWLYRRHSGKEDAQLTPVLRLGAGACAGIIAMSATYPMDMVRGRITVQTEKSPYQYRGMFHALRTVYCEEGFRALYKGWLPSVIGVIPYVGLNFAVYESLKDWLIKTNPYGLVEDSELSIVTRLGCGAVAGTVGQTVAYPLDVIRRRMQMVGWKDAASIVTGHGRSKAPLEYNGMVDAFRKTVRNEGFGALYKGLVPNSVKVVPSIAIAFVTYEVVKDVLGVEMRISD, encoded by the exons ATGGCGTCGGAGAATGTGGTGGGGAAGAACACGGGGGAGTCGGCGGTCACGACGATCGTCAACCTCGCGGCGGAGGAGGCCAAGCTCGCGAGGGAGGGCGTCAAGGCCCCCGGCCACGCGATCCTCAGCATCTGCAAGTCTCTCGTCGCCGGTGGTGTCGCCGGAGGAGT ATCAAGAACTGCTGTTGCTCCGCTTGAGCGGTTGAAAATTCTACTTCAG GTTCAAAATCCTCACAGTATTCAGTATAATGGAACCATACAAGGCCTCAAGTACATATGGAAATCTGAGGGTTTTCGAGGACTATTCAAAGGCAACGGAACTAACTGCGCACGCATCATTCCAAATTCTGCAGTCAAATTTTTTAGCTACGAACAAGCATCAAG TGGAATTTTGTGGCTTTACCGACGACACTCTGGCAAAG AAGATGCTCAGCTTACTCCTGTTTTGCGTCTTGGAGCGGGAGCATGTGCTGGAATAATTGCAATGTCTGCGACTTATCCCATGGACATGGTTCGTGGCAGGATCACTGTGCAG ACTGAAAAGTCTCCGTACCAGTACAGAGGAATGTTTCATGCATTGCGCACAGTCTATTGTGAGGAAGGTTTTCGTGCTCTGTACAAGGGCTGGCTTCCATCAGTTATAGGAGTA ATTCCATACGTGGGCCTCAACTTTGCTGTCTATGAATCTCTAAAGGACTGGTTGATCAAAACCAACCCATACGGGCTGGTTGAAGACTCGGAATTGAGCATCGTCACAAGGCTCGGCTGCGGAGCGGTTGCTGGAACGGTTGGTCAGACTGTTGCCTACCCTCTCGATGTAATCCGGAGAAGAATGCAAATGGTGGGTTGGAAGGATGCTGCTTCTATTGTGACCGGACATGGAAGGAGCAAAGCACCTTTAGAATACAATGGCATGGTAGATGCCTTCAGGAAAACTGTCCGTAACGAAGGCTTCGGTGCATTATACAAAGGTCTTGTCCCCAATTCAGTAAAG gtGGTGCCATCAATTGCAATTGCTTTTGTGACGTACGAGGTGGTAAAGGATGTTCTTGGTGTAGAAATGAGGATATCGGATTGA
- the LOC135605486 gene encoding chlorophyll a-b binding protein 6, chloroplastic-like translates to MASAALRNCAVLFPSLLSSSKSQFNGSVSLPCANGASRFSMSAEWMPGQPRPPYLDGSAPGDFGFDPLRLGEVPENLERYKESELIHCRWAMLAVPGILVPEALGLGNWVKAQEWAAVPGGQATYLGNPVPWGTLPTILVIEFIAIAFVEHQRSMEKDPEKKKYPGGAFDPLGFSKDPAKFQEYKIKEIKNGRLALLAFVGFCVQQSAYPGTGPLENLATHLADPWHNNIGDIVIPRSVLP, encoded by the exons ATGGCGTCTGCTGCTCTGAGAAATTGCGCCGTTCTCTTCCCgagcctcctctcctcctccaagTCGCAGTTCAACGGCTCCGTCTCCCTCCCCTGCGCCAATGGCGCGTCCCGCTTCTCCATGTCCGCCGAGTGGATGCCCGGCCAGCCTCGCCCCCCTTACCTCGACGGCTCCGCCCCTGG CGACTTCGGCTTCGACCCGCTTCGCCTCGGGGAAGTCCCGGAGAACCTGGAGAGGTACAAGGAGTCGGAGCTCATCCACTGCCGTTGGGCAATGCTTGCTGTG CCGGGGATCTTGGTGCCGGAAGCCCTGGGCCTGGGCAACTGGGTGAAGGCGCAGGAGTGGGCAGCGGTGCCCGGCGGGCAGGCCACCTACCTCGGCAACCCGGTCCCGTGGGGCACGCTCCCGACCATCCTTGTCATCGAGTTCATCGCCATCGCCTTCGTCGAGCACCAACGCAGCATGGAGAAGGACCCCGAGAAGAAGAAGTACCCCGGTGGAGCCTTCGACCCCCTGGGCTTCTCCAAGGACCCCGCCAAGTTCCAGGAGTACAAGATCAAGGAGATCAAAAATG GTCGTCTTGCTTTGTTGGCCTTCGTCGGGTTCTGCGTGCAGCAGTCGGCGTACCCGGGAACGGGACCCTTGGAGAACTTGGCCACTCACCTGGCGGATCCATGGCACAACAACATCGGCGACATCGTCATCCCCAGATCGGTGTTGCCATGA
- the LOC103973474 gene encoding calcium-dependent protein kinase 1: MGNLTPARRKEPRYPSPDGPSPPRFSPRPNLPAPAAAGSIPRPVLSNVGRVLGRPMENVRATYSFGRELGRGQFGITYLVTHRETREQFACKSIATRKLVHEEDLEDVRREIQIMHHLTGHRNIVELKGAYEDRHSVNLVMELCEGGELFDRIITKGHYSERAAAALCREIVNVVHVCHSMGVMHRDLKPENFLFLNKKEDSPLKATDFGLSVFFKPGEIFKDLVGSAFYIAPEVLRQHYGAEADIWSAGVMLYILLCGVPPFFAETEEGIFDAILHGHIDFTSDPWPSISTSAKELVKLMLRPDPKERLTAAEILNHPWMREDGASDKPLDLTVMNRMKQFRAMNKLKKVALKVVAESLSEEEIMGLKEMFKSMDTDNSGTITFEELKAGLPKLGNLGIKISESEIRQLMEAADVDGNGSIDYIEFITATMHMNRMEREDHLYKAFECFDKDKSGYITVEELEQALKKYNMGDEKTIKEILAEVDIDKDGRINYDEFVTMMRKDNSEAIQTRCRKM, translated from the exons ATGGGGAACCTCACCCCCGCCCGCCGCAAGGAGCCGCGCTACCCCTCGCCGGACGGCCCTTCCCCTCCCCGGTTCAGCCCTCGCCCCAATCTTCCAGCCCCCGCGGCAGCCGGCTCCATCCCACGCCCGGTCCTCTCCAACGTCGGCCGCGTCCTCGGCCGGCCCATGGAGAACGTCCGCGCCACCTACAGCTTCGGCCGCGAGCTCGGCCGCGGCCAGTTCGGGATCACCTACCTCGTGACCCACCGCGAGACCAGGGAGCAGTTCGCCTGCAAGTCCATCGCCACCCGGAAGCTCGTCCACGAGGAAGACCTTGAGGACGTCCGCCGCGAGATCCAGATCATGCACCACCTCACCGGGCACCGCAACATCGTGGAGCTCAAGGGAGCGTACGAGGACCGCCACTCGGTCAACCTCGTAATGGAGCTCTGCGAGGGAGGGGAGCTCTTCGACAGGATCATCACTAAGGGCCACTACTCCGAGCGGGCGGCGGCGGCTCTCTGCCGGGAGATCGTCAACGTCGTCCACGTCTGCCACTCCATGGGCGTGATGCACCGGGATCTGAAGCCCGAGAACTTCTTGTTCTTGAACAAGAAGGAGGATTCGCCGCTCAAGGCCACGGATTTCGGGCTCTCCGTCTTCTTCAAGCCCG GAGAAATATTCAAAGATCTTGTCGGAAGTGCATTTTATATTGCCCCTGAAGTATTGAGACAACATTATGGAGCAGAGGCTGATATCTGGAGCGCTGGAGTGATGCTGTACATCCTTCTTTGTGGCGTCCCTCCTTTTTTTGCAG AGACTGAGGAGGGTATATTTGATGCTATATTGCATGGCCATATTGATTTCACATCTGATCCCTGGCCTTCTATATCTACCAGCGCTAAAGAACTTGTCAAATTGATGCTAAGACCAGATCCAAAGGAGCGGCTTACTGCAGCTGAAATTCTCA ACCATCCATGGATGAGAGAAGACGGTGCCTCTGATAAGCCACTTGACCTTACTGTTATGAATAGAATGAAGCAGTTCAGGGCCATGAACAAGCTTAAGAAAGTTGCGCTGAAG GTTGTAGCTGAAAGCTTGTCAGAGGAAGAAATCATGGGTTTAAAAGAGATGTTCAAATCGATGGACACTGACAATAGCGGGACAATAACTTTTGAAGAATTAAAAGCAGGCCTTCCCAAGTTGGGTAATTTGGGAATCAAGATCTCTGAATCTGAAATTAGGCAGCTGATGGAGGCG GCTGATGTTGATGGAAATGGGAGCATTGATTATATTGAATTCATAACAGCTACAATGCACATGAATAGAATGGAAAGGGAAGATCATCTGTACAAAGCGTTTGAGTGTTTTGATAAAGACAAAAGCGG GTACATAACAGTTGAGGAATTGGAGCAAGCTCTCAAGAAGTATAACATGGGTGATGAGAAAACAATAAAAGAGATACTTGCAGAAGTTGACATTGACAAG GATGGAAGAATTAATTATGATGAGTTTGTAACTATGATGAGAAAAGACAATTCAGAGGCTATCCAAACCAGGTGTCGTAAGAtgtga